Proteins encoded by one window of Hyphomicrobium nitrativorans NL23:
- a CDS encoding sensor histidine kinase has protein sequence MPTKSLTPERQNTRVELIMLAAASLGCVTVLTATIASGRRLLEGGGFPGGTWLLAGLVAVAGMGTVYLLFRTLTVMRRQAARSREEARRLRRALAASEALIKAEPQALLHWEQGKGFSVVTHTLTGVPGFPANTIELIRFGFWLDQKSHTALKSALDGLLAEGRAFNLILKTLAGGHVEADGRAAGGRAVLRFKDVAGYKRDLSVILDQHMRLARDVRASRALLSALPHPAWLRDQTGRLTWVNAAYIKAVDAESEAEVVDGQIELLETRQRKAVARVLKMGDTFKERMPLVVGSERKSHEVTVLPLGDATAGAAIDVADVESVKGELDRQVAAYDKTLDRVATAVAIFNTDRKLTFFNAAYQKLWELDTDWLQSGPTDGMVLDRLREFGRLPEVVNYREWKTKVLRCYTDETEQEDWWHLPDGRRLHVMAAQRPDGGVTYLYEDETERLELESNFKQHIDVQTETLNALKEGVAVFATDGRLSLFNSAFASIWRLSPQQLSEHPHIDAFVRVAKVLFDEPAKWSEIVHIVTSFDARDPVEGQMLRPDNSVIDYAAAPLPDGGTLLTFVDVTDSKRYERALIERNEALETADKLKNQFIGHISYELRTPLTNIIGFSELLANPIFGDLTSRQKDYLDDIAFSSKTLLQIIDDILDLATIDAGGLELKLETVDARALIDRAIGAVRERAARARLTLDIAIADDATTFMADPERTRQVLSNLLSNAVGFSKPEGVIHISCWREAGAMVFSVEDQGVGIPKEQQRRIFNRFESMSQGGKHRGAGLGLSIVKSLVDLHGGDMVLDSEPGRGTKVTVRFPERGLEQEQDGSPATPTTPRVAEG, from the coding sequence ATGCCTACCAAGAGCCTCACGCCCGAGCGGCAGAATACCCGGGTCGAGCTCATCATGCTGGCCGCGGCCAGTCTTGGCTGCGTGACGGTGCTGACGGCGACCATCGCATCGGGGCGACGGCTGCTCGAAGGCGGCGGATTCCCGGGCGGAACGTGGCTGCTGGCCGGGCTCGTCGCCGTCGCAGGCATGGGCACCGTCTATCTGCTTTTCCGCACGCTCACGGTCATGCGCCGGCAGGCTGCCCGCTCCCGCGAGGAAGCTCGTCGCTTGCGCCGGGCGCTCGCCGCCTCCGAAGCGCTCATCAAGGCCGAGCCGCAGGCGCTGCTGCACTGGGAGCAGGGCAAGGGCTTTTCCGTCGTCACGCATACCCTGACGGGCGTTCCCGGCTTCCCTGCGAACACCATCGAGCTGATCCGGTTCGGCTTCTGGCTCGACCAGAAGAGCCACACGGCCCTCAAGTCGGCGCTCGACGGTCTCCTGGCCGAGGGCCGAGCGTTCAATCTGATTTTGAAGACACTTGCGGGCGGACACGTGGAAGCGGATGGGCGCGCGGCCGGTGGACGGGCGGTGCTACGCTTCAAGGACGTGGCCGGATATAAGCGCGATCTTTCCGTCATTCTCGATCAGCACATGCGCCTGGCGCGGGACGTCCGCGCAAGCCGCGCGCTGCTCTCCGCGCTTCCGCATCCGGCCTGGCTGCGGGACCAGACCGGGCGGCTCACGTGGGTCAACGCGGCTTACATCAAGGCGGTGGATGCCGAGAGCGAAGCGGAAGTCGTGGACGGGCAAATCGAGCTGCTCGAAACGCGCCAGCGCAAGGCGGTGGCCCGCGTGCTGAAAATGGGCGACACGTTCAAGGAGCGTATGCCGCTGGTGGTCGGCTCGGAGCGCAAGTCGCATGAAGTGACCGTGCTGCCGCTCGGCGACGCGACGGCGGGTGCTGCCATCGACGTTGCCGACGTGGAAAGCGTGAAGGGCGAGTTGGACCGGCAGGTCGCCGCCTACGACAAGACATTGGATCGTGTTGCGACGGCGGTCGCGATTTTCAATACGGACCGCAAGCTCACCTTCTTCAACGCGGCCTATCAGAAGCTCTGGGAACTCGATACCGACTGGCTTCAAAGCGGGCCGACCGACGGAATGGTGCTCGACCGGCTTCGCGAATTCGGGCGCCTTCCGGAAGTCGTGAACTATCGCGAGTGGAAAACGAAGGTTCTGCGCTGCTACACGGACGAGACGGAGCAGGAGGACTGGTGGCATCTGCCCGACGGGCGCAGGCTGCACGTCATGGCCGCGCAACGTCCGGACGGTGGCGTGACCTACCTCTACGAAGACGAAACCGAACGGCTCGAACTCGAAAGCAATTTCAAGCAGCATATCGACGTGCAGACGGAGACGCTGAACGCGCTCAAAGAGGGCGTGGCGGTGTTCGCGACCGACGGGCGGCTTTCGCTCTTCAATTCCGCGTTCGCATCCATCTGGCGGCTATCGCCCCAACAGCTTTCGGAACACCCTCACATCGACGCGTTCGTTCGTGTCGCGAAGGTGCTGTTCGACGAGCCTGCAAAATGGTCCGAGATCGTCCACATCGTGACGTCATTCGATGCGCGCGATCCGGTCGAAGGGCAGATGCTGAGGCCGGACAACAGCGTGATCGACTATGCGGCCGCGCCGCTGCCGGACGGCGGCACGCTGCTCACGTTCGTCGATGTCACGGATTCCAAGCGCTACGAGCGCGCGCTGATCGAACGCAACGAGGCGCTGGAGACGGCCGATAAGCTGAAGAACCAGTTCATCGGTCACATCTCCTACGAACTGCGAACGCCGCTCACCAACATCATCGGCTTCTCGGAACTTTTGGCCAACCCGATCTTCGGCGATCTTACCTCGCGCCAGAAAGACTATCTCGACGACATCGCGTTCTCGTCGAAAACGCTGCTTCAGATCATCGACGACATTCTGGACCTCGCGACCATCGATGCGGGCGGACTCGAGCTCAAGCTCGAAACCGTGGACGCGCGCGCGCTCATCGACCGCGCAATCGGTGCGGTGCGCGAGCGGGCCGCGCGGGCGCGCCTCACTCTCGACATCGCCATCGCGGACGATGCGACGACGTTCATGGCCGACCCGGAGCGCACACGCCAAGTGCTGTCCAACCTGCTCTCGAACGCCGTCGGCTTCTCGAAGCCGGAGGGCGTAATCCACATTTCGTGCTGGCGGGAAGCCGGCGCTATGGTGTTCTCGGTGGAGGATCAGGGGGTCGGCATCCCGAAGGAACAGCAGCGGCGCATCTTCAACCGCTTCGAGAGCATGAGCCAGGGCGGCAAGCACCGGGGCGCAGGGCTTGGGCTTTCCATCGTCAAGAGCCTGGTCGATCTGCACGGCGGCGATATGGTGCTCGACAGCGAGCCTGGAAGGGGTACGAAGGTGACGGTACGCTTCCCGGAACGCGGTCTTGAGCAGGAGCAGGATGGTTCCCCCGCAACCCCCACCACACCACGCGTGGCTGAAGGCTGA
- the tsaE gene encoding tRNA (adenosine(37)-N6)-threonylcarbamoyltransferase complex ATPase subunit type 1 TsaE — MVPPQPPPHHAWLKADASESAVHRLAEHVALKLAAGDVLALHGDLGAGKTTFARALIRAVLADADAEIPSPTFSLVQTYTSVRLDLMHLDLYRIGHEDELLELGLDDHLAVGAALIEWPERAPGFRAPNRLDIHISQGTGADERTARFEGHGTWAARLGRLAAMSDFLDANPPWDAARALHLQGDASTRAYARLSSDERTAILMDQPRQPDGPPIRDRKPYSRIAQLAEDVRPFVAVASALREAGLSAPEIYAADLDRGFLVLEDFGDRVFGREMVSGTSQAELWRAGVDTLLTMSTLTVPNAIPLPDGSVHIVPVQDHEVLGIEADLLAQWYWPAIHGTPIPECAHDEFTRLWDDVFARLAAEPKGWVLRDYHSPNLVWLPDRDGARRAGLLDFQDALSGSLAYDLVSLLEDARVDVPAPLADTLLAYYLDVRRATQPGFDADAFRFAYAALGVQRNTKILGIFARLAMRDGKPSYLRHIPRLWGYLARGLAHPDLAPVRGWFDRHFPEAVRQAVPDLPHSKSPSQ, encoded by the coding sequence ATGGTTCCCCCGCAACCCCCACCACACCACGCGTGGCTGAAGGCTGACGCCTCGGAGTCCGCTGTCCACCGGCTGGCCGAACATGTGGCACTCAAGCTGGCAGCTGGCGACGTGCTCGCGCTTCACGGCGACCTCGGCGCGGGCAAGACGACGTTCGCGCGCGCGCTCATCCGCGCGGTTCTGGCCGACGCCGATGCCGAAATCCCGAGCCCGACTTTTTCGCTGGTGCAGACCTACACGTCGGTGCGCCTCGACCTCATGCATCTCGATCTCTATCGCATCGGGCACGAGGACGAGCTTCTGGAACTCGGCCTCGACGATCATCTGGCGGTGGGCGCTGCTCTGATCGAATGGCCCGAGCGGGCGCCGGGATTTCGGGCGCCGAACCGTCTCGACATTCACATCTCTCAAGGCACGGGTGCGGACGAACGTACGGCGCGCTTCGAAGGGCACGGCACGTGGGCGGCTCGCCTCGGCCGCCTCGCGGCGATGTCCGATTTCCTCGACGCCAATCCGCCGTGGGACGCAGCGCGCGCGCTTCACCTTCAGGGGGACGCGTCGACGCGCGCTTACGCGCGACTATCGAGCGACGAGCGTACGGCGATCCTCATGGATCAACCGCGACAGCCGGACGGGCCGCCGATCCGGGACAGAAAGCCTTACAGCCGCATCGCCCAGCTTGCCGAGGACGTGCGCCCTTTCGTGGCGGTCGCGTCGGCGTTACGCGAGGCAGGCCTCAGCGCGCCCGAGATTTACGCGGCGGATCTCGATCGCGGCTTTCTCGTTCTCGAAGACTTCGGCGACCGCGTGTTCGGGCGCGAGATGGTGTCAGGAACGTCTCAGGCTGAGCTTTGGCGCGCAGGGGTCGATACGCTGCTCACGATGAGTACGTTGACCGTGCCCAACGCCATTCCGCTTCCCGACGGCAGCGTTCACATCGTGCCTGTGCAGGACCACGAAGTGCTCGGCATCGAAGCGGACCTGCTCGCGCAGTGGTATTGGCCGGCGATCCACGGCACGCCGATCCCGGAGTGCGCGCACGACGAATTCACGCGCCTTTGGGATGACGTCTTTGCGCGCCTCGCGGCCGAACCAAAGGGGTGGGTGCTGCGCGACTATCATTCGCCGAACCTCGTCTGGCTTCCGGACCGCGACGGAGCGCGCCGCGCAGGGCTACTCGACTTCCAGGATGCGCTCTCAGGATCGCTCGCCTACGATCTGGTGTCGCTGCTGGAGGACGCGCGCGTCGACGTTCCCGCTCCACTCGCAGACACGCTGCTCGCGTACTACCTCGACGTGCGGCGCGCAACGCAGCCAGGTTTCGACGCGGACGCGTTCCGTTTCGCCTATGCCGCGCTCGGCGTCCAGCGCAACACCAAGATCCTGGGTATTTTCGCACGCCTCGCGATGCGCGACGGGAAACCTTCGTATTTGCGTCATATCCCGCGCCTATGGGGGTATCTTGCGCGCGGTCTGGCGCACCCGGATCTGGCCCCGGTCCGCGGATGGTTCGACCGGCATTTTCCGGAAGCGGTGCGCCAGGCGGTG